Proteins encoded in a region of the Magallana gigas chromosome 8, xbMagGiga1.1, whole genome shotgun sequence genome:
- the LOC105323829 gene encoding pleckstrin homology domain-containing family B member 2, with product MASLEIAKAGWLWRQSSILKRWKKEWFVLYQNGDLRYFENPDSHEPEARIVVPAVCKYITTGTSVDAAPPDGKSKDCLLCLVIKDGELKLCAEDADDMRAWQIAFEEARTILPPSGNPPPYNATVMYPGQQEVQHHYPIQVGGPSNIVYTSSYPRVGGGYPGQIIALPDGTQVMQPSNVVYVNDPYYHRRRYDSSDVALGVVAGAAVGSLMWGPMLWW from the exons ATGGCATCACTGGAGATTGCCAAAGCAGGCTGGTTATGGAGACAAA gTTCAATTTTGAAGAGATGGAAGAAAGAATGGTTTGTGCTCTACCAGAATGGAGACTTGAGATATTTTGAGAACCCAGACAGCCATGAGCCTGAAGCCCGCATTGTTGTCCCTGCTGTCTGTAAATACATTACAACTGGAACATcg GTGGATGCTGCTCCTCCAGATGGGAAATCAAAAGATTGTTTACTGTGTCTGGTGATCAAGGATGGGGAATTGAAACTGTGTGCTGAAGATGCTGATGACATGAG AGCTTGGCAGATAGCATTTGAAGAGGCGCGCACCATACTTCCTCCCTCTGGCAACCCCCCTCCATATAATGCAACTGTGATGTACCCCGGGCAGCAAGAGGTGCAACATCACTACCCCATACAAGTGGGGGGCCCATCCAACATTGTTTACACCAGCTCCTACCCCAGGGTAGGAGGAGGGTATCCAGGCCAAATTATTGCTTTACCTGATGGGACCCAAG TGATGCAGCCCAGTAATGTGGTGTACGTTAACGACCCCTACTATCATCGCCGCCGCTACGACTCCTCCGATGTAGCACTGGGGGTGGTGGCTGGTGCAGCGGTAGGATCTCTCATGTGGGGACCAATGTTGTGGTGGTAA
- the LOC117680515 gene encoding uncharacterized protein, which translates to MYRDDRAFLRERNYPSAHIQTGNGVPYESSDKSNEVRVNTIDRRIEELSAKCDFLEKELKTKYFKNGLAFENVSQTARENRTHVQSDNYLAQSSHSKYRKEIKSPTFDGSFDIHEFFIQFEQVAKWNGWSKIECASQLIMSLRGSARHVFSEIPLTKSDNYDVLKEICKNYFNPGENVKAYQVEFKTARRQNGETVEDFGYALKRLALKSYPHIPYKYLEPHIVDQFIFGLRDIDLQKHVQFKHPSTIEKAIGLAIEYESFVSNFVANQMPVSVHTSDSDFNDLKAFITEEIQRAFCEHFVDEVDSLPNSNTSVCRNFSHKIISKSCHLVGHCSESSSSLETTLTLEKPSGTNAMVGSLVSGRSNLTEHSRPFEVESQNQTETGKTPGKVQYFEENAGLGEVTVAHDVPVDFKSSSTCNSVIDESECSDTELLTDLETVYNLSNNGVMLSTLNPEANVFIPNSQTCSDLPEKRENEHMSDSILEWKLDGRTVPPGKVNSCLSGEIPLQLSFVGTTSMYKPVDPVLYPYCRPEHPKGIG; encoded by the coding sequence ATGTATAGAGATGATAGAGCATTTTTGCGTGAGAGAAATTATCCCTCAGCACATATTCAGACCGGGAATGGTGTCCCTTATGAAAGTTCAGATAAGTCCAACGAAGTTAGAGTAAATACTATTGATAGACGGATAGAAGAGTTATCAGCAAAGTGTGATTTTTTAGAGAAAGAGCTTAAAacgaagtattttaaaaatggtcTTGCTTTTGAAAATGTTAGTCAGACGGCTAGAGAGAATCGAACGCACGTGCAATCTGACAATTATTTGGCACAGTCTAGTCATTCAAAGTATAGAAAAGAAATTAAGTCGCCAACATTTGATGGTAGTTTTGATAttcatgaatttttcattcagtTTGAACAGGTTGCTAAGTGGAATGGGTGGAGTAAGATAGAATGTGCAAGTCAGCTTATTATGAGTTTACGGGGGTCTGCAAGACATGTGTTCTCCGAAATTCCTTTGACAAAGTCTGACAACtatgatgttttaaaagaaatttgtaaaaacTATTTCAATCCCGGAGAAAATGTGAAAGCTTACCAAGTTGAGTTTAAAACAGCGCGTAGACAAAATGGGGAAACAGTTGAAGATTTTGGTTATGCTTTGAAAAGGTTAGCCTTAAAATCGTATCCACATATTCCCTATAAATACTTAGAACCTCATATTGTTGACCAGTTTATCTTTGGTTTAAGGGATATTGATTTGCAAAAGCATGTTCAGTTTAAACATCCCTCCACAATTGAGAAAGCGATAGGTTTAGCAATAGAATATGAGAGTTTCGTAAGTAATTTTGTCGCAAACCAAATGCCTGTTTCAGTTCACACAAGTGACAGCGactttaatgatttaaaagcatttattacaGAAGAAATTCAGAGAGCGTTTTGTGAACATTTTGTTGATGAAGTTGATTCTTTACCGAATTCAAACACGTCTGTTTGCAGAAACTTTTCCcataaaattatcagtaaatcGTGCCATCTGGTTGGTCATTGTTCTGAAAGTTCAAGCTCGTTAGAAACAACTCTTACTCTCGAAAAACCTTCAGGGACTAATGCCATGGTCGGGTCATTAGTTTCAGGCCGTTCAAACCTTACCGAACACAGTCGACCATTCGAGGTAGAGTCACAGAACCAAACAGAAACTGGTAAAACGCCGGGTaaagttcaatattttgaagaaaatgcaGGTCTTGGTGAAGTAACTGTAGCACACGATGTGCCTGTTGACTTTAAGTCCAGTTCTACATGTAATTCTGTAATAGATGAATCCGAGTGTTCTGACACTGAGTTACTGACTGATCTAGAAACAGTTTACAATTTAAGTAATAATGGCGTAATGTTGTCAACTTTGAATCCCGAAGCAAATGTTTTTATACCAAACTCTCAAACTTGTTCAGATTTACCAGAAAAGAGAGAGAACGAGCACATGTCAGATTCCATCCTGGAATGGAAGCTCGATGGAAGAACTGTTCCCCCTGGTAAAGTTAATTCTTGTCTGAGCGGTGAAATCCCCTTACAGTTGTCGTTCGTGGGTACTACTTCTATGTACAAGCCCGTCGACCCAGTATTGTACCCTTACTGCCGACCCGAGCATCCGAAGGGAATTGGCTAA